In a single window of the Nocardiopsis composta genome:
- a CDS encoding winged helix DNA-binding domain-containing protein, whose amino-acid sequence MPSASAAPGAPMRTARMTWRQAIDRRAERHGLGARPAGAAPADAVAAMCGAHAQIQSAGEVSVALRLDGATRQDVRTALLTEHTLVKTYGPRGTVHLLPARDLPMWTGALSALPAGSGNGGGPRAYLTEEQTEQVLEAVADALADAELTTDELTEAIVERTGPWAGDPVMEAFQGAWPRWRAATHLAAYRGVLCFGAPRGRKVTHTSPGRLLPGFRPLPAEQALTRLLTGYLRAYGPATPQSFARWLAAPVTWASGLFERNAGAVQPVDVEGTTAWVAAGDTAAAEAPARGLRLLPYFDAYGVGGHPRERIFPGRASERALARGQAGNYPLLLIDGTVAGVWHQRLSGRRVRIAVEPLEPLPAARLADLDEQVERLGAILGARPELTIGPIPVGPHA is encoded by the coding sequence ATGCCCTCTGCCTCCGCCGCCCCCGGTGCCCCGATGCGCACCGCCCGGATGACCTGGCGGCAGGCGATCGACCGGCGTGCGGAGCGGCACGGGCTGGGCGCCCGGCCCGCCGGGGCGGCGCCGGCCGATGCGGTGGCGGCGATGTGCGGTGCGCACGCGCAGATCCAGTCGGCCGGCGAGGTGTCGGTGGCGCTGCGGCTGGACGGCGCCACCCGGCAGGACGTGCGCACCGCCCTGCTGACCGAGCACACCCTGGTCAAGACCTACGGTCCGCGCGGCACCGTGCACCTGCTGCCCGCCCGCGACCTGCCGATGTGGACGGGGGCGCTGTCCGCGCTGCCCGCAGGGTCCGGAAACGGCGGCGGCCCGCGCGCCTACCTGACCGAGGAGCAGACCGAGCAGGTGCTGGAGGCCGTCGCCGACGCGCTGGCCGACGCCGAGCTGACCACCGACGAACTGACCGAGGCGATCGTCGAGCGCACCGGCCCCTGGGCCGGCGACCCGGTGATGGAGGCGTTCCAGGGCGCCTGGCCGCGCTGGAGGGCCGCCACCCACCTCGCCGCGTACCGGGGCGTGCTCTGCTTCGGCGCACCGCGCGGCCGGAAGGTCACGCACACCTCGCCCGGGCGGCTGCTGCCCGGTTTCCGCCCCCTCCCCGCGGAGCAGGCGCTCACCCGGCTGCTCACCGGCTACCTGCGCGCCTACGGGCCGGCCACCCCGCAGTCCTTCGCCCGCTGGCTGGCCGCCCCGGTCACCTGGGCGAGCGGGCTGTTCGAGCGGAACGCCGGCGCCGTGCAGCCGGTGGACGTGGAGGGGACCACCGCCTGGGTGGCGGCGGGCGACACCGCCGCCGCGGAGGCCCCGGCGCGCGGCCTGCGCCTGCTGCCCTACTTCGACGCCTACGGGGTGGGCGGCCACCCGCGGGAGCGGATCTTCCCGGGGCGCGCCTCCGAGCGCGCCCTCGCCCGGGGCCAGGCCGGCAACTACCCGCTGCTGCTCATCGACGGCACCGTCGCGGGCGTGTGGCACCAGCGCCTGTCCGGCCGCCGGGTGCGGATCGCGGTGGAGCCGCTGGAACCGCTGCCCGCCGCCCGGCTGGCCGACCTCGACGAGCAGGTGGAACGGCTCGGCGCGATCCTCGGCGCACGCCCCGAGCTGACCATCGGCCCGATCCCGGTGGGCCCGCACGCCTGA
- a CDS encoding YybH family protein yields MADDEELIRDLIERWAAAVHAGDMDGVLADHAEDIVMFDVPPPQEGVRGIDAYRATWPPFFEWQAQGASFEIVSLEVAAGAEAAYAYALLRCASREERLAHPDHRLRLTLGLRKEDGRWVVAHEHHSFPDTSVPSAD; encoded by the coding sequence ATGGCAGACGACGAAGAGCTGATCCGCGACCTGATCGAGCGCTGGGCCGCGGCGGTGCACGCCGGTGACATGGACGGCGTCCTGGCCGACCACGCCGAGGACATCGTGATGTTCGACGTCCCGCCGCCGCAGGAGGGCGTCCGCGGCATCGACGCCTACCGGGCGACCTGGCCGCCCTTCTTCGAGTGGCAGGCGCAGGGCGCCTCGTTCGAGATCGTGTCCCTGGAGGTCGCCGCGGGGGCCGAGGCGGCCTACGCCTACGCGCTGCTGCGCTGCGCGAGCCGGGAGGAGCGCCTCGCCCATCCGGACCACCGGCTCCGGCTCACCCTGGGGCTGCGCAAGGAGGACGGGAGGTGGGTCGTCGCGCACGAGCACCACTCGTTCCCCGACACCTCCGTCCCCTCCGCGGACTGA
- a CDS encoding Gfo/Idh/MocA family protein: MTARKGGGRLGVGIAGSGFIADFHTRAFRGVRDADVTAVCGRTEASVRELCDLARRLRVGDPTPYADVREMVRDPAVDAVWVTTPNHVRLETVRAIAEEVSSGRAALRGIAIEKPLGRTVAEAEEVLRLVEGAGLLHGYLENQVFAPGVTRAHELVWARGAAASGAPYLARCAEEHSGPHSAWFWQGDKQGGGVLNDMMCHSVEAGRYLLTPPGVPAGEWLTPVSVDATIACLKWSRPAYADDLARRYGPEVDYRLRPSEDYARATVVYRNGDGDEVVAEGTTSWSYVGAGLRLSFELLGPEYTMAVNSLDTEAKMFLSREIAGKPGEDLVEKQNAEGGLMPLLPDEAAAYGYTEEDRHMVTRFLDGEAPAEGLDDGLEVTRLLMAAYLSAQEGRRIDLADPATAERLSSFVPDVAQGTWRPAR, from the coding sequence ATGACGGCGCGGAAGGGCGGCGGCCGGCTCGGCGTCGGCATCGCGGGCAGCGGGTTCATCGCCGACTTCCACACCCGAGCCTTCCGCGGGGTGCGCGACGCCGACGTGACCGCGGTCTGCGGGCGCACCGAGGCGTCCGTGCGCGAGCTCTGCGACCTGGCCCGGCGGCTGCGGGTCGGCGACCCCACCCCCTACGCCGACGTCCGGGAGATGGTGCGCGACCCGGCCGTGGACGCGGTGTGGGTGACCACCCCCAACCACGTCCGCCTGGAGACGGTGCGGGCCATCGCCGAGGAGGTCTCCTCCGGGCGCGCGGCGCTGCGCGGCATCGCGATCGAGAAGCCGCTGGGGCGCACCGTCGCCGAGGCCGAGGAGGTGCTGCGCCTGGTCGAAGGCGCCGGGCTGCTCCACGGCTACCTGGAGAACCAGGTGTTCGCCCCCGGGGTGACCCGGGCGCACGAACTGGTGTGGGCGCGCGGCGCCGCCGCGTCCGGCGCGCCCTACCTGGCGCGCTGCGCCGAGGAGCACAGCGGCCCGCACAGTGCGTGGTTCTGGCAGGGCGACAAGCAGGGCGGCGGCGTCCTCAACGACATGATGTGCCACAGCGTGGAGGCCGGCCGCTACCTGCTGACCCCGCCGGGCGTCCCGGCCGGCGAGTGGCTGACCCCGGTCAGCGTGGACGCCACCATCGCCTGCCTGAAGTGGTCCCGGCCGGCCTACGCCGACGACCTGGCCCGCCGGTACGGCCCGGAGGTGGACTACCGGCTCCGCCCGTCGGAGGACTACGCCCGCGCCACCGTGGTCTACCGCAACGGCGACGGCGACGAGGTGGTCGCCGAGGGCACCACGTCCTGGAGCTACGTCGGCGCGGGCCTGCGGCTCAGCTTCGAGCTGCTCGGCCCGGAGTACACCATGGCGGTGAACAGCCTGGACACCGAGGCGAAGATGTTCCTCAGCCGGGAGATCGCCGGGAAGCCCGGCGAGGACCTGGTGGAGAAGCAGAACGCCGAGGGCGGGCTGATGCCGCTGCTGCCCGACGAGGCCGCCGCCTACGGCTACACCGAGGAGGACCGGCACATGGTCACCCGGTTCCTCGACGGCGAGGCCCCCGCCGAGGGGCTGGACGACGGGCTGGAGGTCACCCGGCTGCTCATGGCCGCCTACCTCTCCGCCCAGGAGGGGCGCAGGATCGACCTCGCCGACCCGGCCACCGCCGAGCGGCTCTCCTCCTTCGTCCCCGACGTCGCGCAGGGCACCTGGCGGCCGGCCCGCTGA
- a CDS encoding ABC transporter permease yields the protein MSTPTVPAPAAQQAPERPSAARRLLRDPVAISAAVTLLLWTATVLYSPSFAGWGQVVTLLTVASFLGVIAIGQTLVIIAGGEGIDLSVGATATLSAIIASRFMAGSDEGFLTAVLLALAACCVVGAVNAVGVLVFRVPPLVMTLGMIAVVTGFIRLYTGGRPEGSAAPLLRTLVTGDTVAGIPGVLWLWLGLTVLVIWLLRRSPFGWRLYAVGGNPSTAYLSGVNTSAVKFAAYVLSSLFAGVGGLLLLGYAQNVYTSLGTDYMLNSVAAAVIGGTALIGGVGGYLGTAIGAVLLTVLDTLLRVAQVGGGEWGDAPRQIIYGAVLIIVLTAYGRQRRLRQ from the coding sequence TTGAGCACCCCCACCGTCCCCGCCCCCGCGGCGCAGCAGGCACCGGAGCGGCCCTCCGCCGCCCGCCGGCTGCTCCGCGACCCGGTGGCCATCTCGGCCGCGGTCACGCTGCTGCTGTGGACCGCCACCGTGCTCTACTCCCCCTCCTTCGCCGGATGGGGCCAGGTGGTCACGCTGCTCACCGTGGCCTCCTTCCTCGGCGTGATCGCCATCGGCCAGACCCTGGTCATCATCGCCGGCGGGGAGGGCATCGACCTGTCGGTGGGCGCCACCGCGACCCTGTCGGCGATCATCGCCTCCCGGTTCATGGCCGGCAGCGACGAGGGCTTCCTCACCGCCGTGCTGCTGGCCCTGGCCGCCTGCTGCGTCGTCGGCGCGGTCAACGCCGTCGGCGTCCTGGTGTTCCGGGTGCCGCCGCTGGTGATGACGCTCGGCATGATCGCCGTGGTCACCGGCTTCATCCGGCTCTACACCGGCGGCCGCCCCGAGGGGTCGGCGGCGCCGCTGCTGCGCACCCTGGTCACCGGGGACACCGTCGCCGGCATCCCGGGCGTGCTGTGGCTGTGGCTGGGCCTGACGGTCCTGGTCATCTGGCTGCTGCGGCGCAGCCCCTTCGGGTGGCGGCTGTACGCCGTCGGCGGCAACCCCTCCACCGCCTACCTGTCCGGGGTCAACACCTCGGCGGTGAAGTTCGCCGCCTACGTGCTCTCCTCGCTGTTCGCCGGGGTCGGCGGGCTGCTGCTGCTCGGCTACGCCCAGAACGTCTACACCAGCCTGGGCACCGACTACATGCTGAACAGCGTGGCCGCCGCGGTCATCGGCGGCACCGCGCTGATCGGCGGGGTCGGCGGCTACCTGGGCACCGCCATCGGCGCCGTGCTGCTCACCGTCCTGGACACCCTGCTCCGCGTCGCGCAGGTCGGCGGCGGCGAGTGGGGCGACGCGCCCCGCCAGATCATCTACGGCGCGGTGCTCATCATCGTGCTGACCGCCTACGGCAGGCAGCGGCGGCTCAGGCAGTGA